Proteins from a genomic interval of Sulfurimonas sp. HSL3-2:
- a CDS encoding 4Fe-4S binding protein → MLSKLKRLINNMNLIRIRFWIQLISFVLFVYGGYFAIYLGSKLPIFACPYNGKSAGACFLIPLQHQLSMPVQILLGGAGIAVIFGILTFLFWFIFLNKAWCGYVCPFGTFQDWLTLLRKQIGIRYSTYTQHQFEKLSKIKYILLAIVILVPLLIGVGALGGEWSAAFCQICPARIISPTFGGDFSQWSIDFSTKTSMVLTAIGMIFAGLFFIGSFVKKRFFCFFCPMSALHYIFSKFSFVQLRKDGSKCTRCGDCYAVCDMQIKDIADDVISTEILRDDCILCLKCVAACPEDDALHFDILKLRAFSSTKQGFEKRMGIAKPKGDADDKHTRA, encoded by the coding sequence ATGTTGAGTAAACTCAAACGTCTTATAAACAATATGAACCTTATAAGAATAAGGTTTTGGATACAGCTTATCAGTTTTGTCCTTTTTGTTTACGGCGGGTATTTTGCCATATATCTAGGGTCTAAACTTCCCATCTTCGCATGTCCGTACAACGGCAAAAGCGCGGGAGCATGTTTTCTTATACCCCTGCAGCATCAGCTCTCCATGCCCGTTCAGATACTTCTCGGAGGTGCAGGGATCGCCGTCATATTCGGGATACTTACATTCTTGTTTTGGTTTATCTTTTTAAACAAGGCGTGGTGCGGTTATGTCTGTCCTTTTGGAACGTTTCAGGACTGGCTTACACTTTTGCGAAAACAGATCGGTATAAGATACTCTACATATACACAGCATCAGTTTGAGAAGCTCTCTAAAATAAAATATATTTTATTGGCAATAGTGATCTTGGTACCGCTTTTAATAGGTGTAGGAGCTCTTGGCGGAGAATGGTCTGCAGCATTTTGCCAGATATGTCCAGCGCGCATCATAAGCCCTACATTTGGCGGAGACTTCTCACAGTGGAGCATCGACTTTTCTACAAAGACCTCTATGGTACTAACTGCTATCGGGATGATATTTGCGGGACTCTTCTTTATCGGAAGTTTTGTAAAAAAACGTTTTTTCTGTTTCTTCTGTCCTATGAGCGCACTGCATTATATCTTCTCAAAGTTCTCATTTGTACAGTTGAGAAAAGATGGAAGCAAATGTACAAGATGCGGGGACTGTTATGCCGTCTGTGACATGCAGATCAAAGATATCGCAGATGATGTCATAAGTACGGAGATACTGCGCGACGACTGTATCTTATGTCTGAAGTGTGTAGCCGCATGTCCGGAAGACGATGCGCTTCATTTTGATATATTGAAATTAAGAGCTTTCAGTTCCACAAAGCAGGGATTTGAAAAAAGAATGGGGATAGCAAAGCCAAAAGGAGATGCAGATGACAAGCATACAAGAGCATAA
- a CDS encoding 4Fe-4S binding protein yields the protein MVDFIKRDKNDIFGKPVLGFFFKNQKFLLALRIVVTATFFYALYFGFAYPGKENIFTGALFWGVFWALFMVATLPTFGRIFCGVCPHGFLGKYITRFGLKKTMPEWMQNRYIGIFLLVIGWWGVYYTFSGFWNSPLVTAAMFTVMTLLAFVLYYIYKDMSYCKSICPIGTLTRAYDKLSFTKLETYTDSCKDCRTFECATACSYNLKPFTFAKKNQNDDCTLCMDCSAACEAVKFKFTKPSEQLFSKFKTLNAEVWTYILILGSIPVSMTFAHGLNRSSIADSMIWNKTAVYLGLSEYAGGFAFLYALVLTVFFSVLGVFLASKVLKKDYAGTFSTLGYGYAPLFILGSLGHTLESFFTHEYQTIVQGFAQAFGFAIEVAPLAHRGDAWLHYFGLLKWIGVIWAFILIYKRLKLIEATKVRKIFGYIFGSLLVFFFIGINIYTGYVFKTYGAKQGGHGAHSSKGMHRPSSEVSKGFTKYAGGRGLKKVVLKEDEPIYFSFTNPNDRSKSAFTMGMFSHGGKKTVPTKKLWLVYGDELNDAKSVPQMDVQSFYYDTKKNLKETKIQDVKGTASFSFEIPNNGYYNIFAKNETLKSGTLFYRVAKMEYLHASHGSEESYTQSIKERVQADKSDIDLVLLKNEDENSFFYRHSMGDELRFLALLHNKPLTNADITVHMSSGWNKHIKTDAEGIAKFHIIRDYFPVWKEFDKRHKEELLVTLTYTTDEVGKFDGKEYKNIKYILTYPASFYPNNSDYASYAYALLLAVLTLLVSGIIIYRFRKNRTRPFSEVRHVE from the coding sequence ATGGTTGATTTTATAAAAAGAGATAAAAATGATATTTTCGGCAAGCCTGTTTTAGGTTTTTTCTTTAAAAACCAAAAGTTTCTTTTAGCTCTTAGGATCGTCGTCACGGCGACGTTCTTTTATGCACTTTATTTTGGATTTGCATATCCTGGTAAAGAAAATATCTTTACGGGAGCTCTCTTTTGGGGAGTTTTCTGGGCACTTTTTATGGTCGCGACACTTCCGACTTTCGGACGCATCTTCTGCGGTGTCTGTCCACACGGATTCTTAGGTAAATATATCACGAGATTCGGACTTAAAAAAACGATGCCGGAGTGGATGCAAAACAGATATATCGGGATATTTCTGCTTGTTATCGGATGGTGGGGCGTATATTACACATTTTCAGGGTTTTGGAACTCACCGTTAGTGACTGCTGCGATGTTTACGGTCATGACCCTGCTGGCGTTTGTACTTTACTACATCTACAAAGATATGAGCTATTGTAAGTCTATATGTCCCATAGGAACTTTGACCCGTGCTTACGACAAACTCTCATTTACAAAGTTGGAGACCTATACAGACTCTTGTAAAGATTGTAGGACATTTGAGTGTGCAACGGCTTGTTCGTACAACTTAAAGCCCTTTACATTCGCAAAGAAAAATCAAAACGATGACTGTACTCTTTGTATGGACTGTAGTGCTGCATGCGAGGCTGTCAAGTTCAAGTTTACAAAGCCATCAGAGCAGCTTTTTTCTAAGTTTAAGACATTAAACGCAGAGGTATGGACCTATATACTTATCCTTGGTTCTATTCCTGTGTCGATGACCTTTGCTCACGGGCTTAACAGAAGCAGTATCGCCGATTCGATGATATGGAACAAGACAGCTGTATACCTGGGACTTAGTGAATATGCAGGCGGCTTTGCATTTTTGTATGCACTTGTATTGACGGTCTTTTTCTCTGTACTCGGAGTTTTTCTGGCATCTAAAGTCCTGAAAAAAGATTATGCAGGCACTTTTTCCACCCTTGGTTACGGATATGCCCCATTGTTCATACTCGGCTCGCTCGGTCATACATTGGAGAGTTTCTTTACACATGAGTATCAAACGATAGTACAAGGGTTTGCTCAAGCATTCGGGTTTGCAATAGAGGTCGCACCGCTTGCTCATAGAGGAGACGCATGGCTTCATTATTTCGGACTGCTGAAGTGGATCGGGGTCATCTGGGCTTTTATCTTGATCTATAAACGACTTAAACTTATCGAAGCTACAAAGGTAAGAAAGATATTTGGATATATCTTCGGCTCACTATTGGTGTTTTTCTTTATCGGCATCAACATCTACACCGGATATGTGTTTAAAACATACGGCGCGAAGCAGGGCGGACACGGAGCTCACAGTTCTAAAGGGATGCATAGACCGTCATCCGAGGTATCAAAAGGTTTTACGAAATATGCAGGAGGAAGGGGTCTTAAAAAGGTCGTTTTAAAAGAGGATGAACCTATCTATTTTTCATTTACCAATCCGAACGATAGATCTAAGAGCGCATTTACTATGGGTATGTTTTCACACGGCGGTAAAAAAACTGTTCCTACAAAAAAGCTATGGCTGGTCTACGGTGATGAGTTAAACGATGCAAAATCGGTTCCGCAGATGGATGTTCAAAGTTTCTACTACGACACCAAGAAAAATCTTAAAGAGACAAAGATCCAAGATGTAAAAGGTACGGCTTCTTTCAGCTTTGAGATACCAAATAACGGCTACTACAACATCTTCGCAAAAAATGAGACACTAAAGAGCGGTACACTTTTTTACAGAGTCGCAAAGATGGAGTATCTGCACGCCAGCCACGGCAGTGAAGAGAGCTATACACAGAGCATAAAAGAGAGAGTTCAGGCAGATAAAAGTGACATAGATCTAGTTTTGCTGAAAAATGAGGATGAGAACAGTTTCTTTTACAGACACTCTATGGGTGACGAGCTTCGATTTTTGGCACTTCTTCACAACAAACCTTTAACAAACGCAGATATCACAGTTCACATGAGCAGCGGATGGAACAAGCATATTAAGACAGATGCAGAGGGGATAGCAAAATTTCATATCATAAGAGACTATTTTCCCGTTTGGAAAGAGTTTGATAAAAGACATAAAGAGGAGTTGTTAGTCACCTTGACATATACAACGGATGAGGTAGGAAAGTTTGATGGCAAAGAGTATAAAAACATAAAGTACATCTTGACCTATCCGGCATCGTTTTACCCAAACAACAGTGACTATGCATCATATGCTTATGCGCTTTTATTGGCTGTCTTGACTCTTTTAGTATCGGGGATCATCATATATAGATTTAGAAAGAACAGGACAAGACCTTTTAGCGAGGTTCGCCATGTTGAGTAA
- a CDS encoding TonB family protein, with protein sequence MNRYINSFLITLLLYLSAFGVIIYESATDNYCDKKTFNEKSSRICFSMVTPPSPMKKDEPKKEKKVEKKIVKKVEKKAVKKEIVQAKKEPLPKEIQKEIPKEEEPQEVAKKQEEQTDTPSETRPNVQKVVNTNVQKTVDEDMVKAKQDRFIAHLVERINSNKSYPMAARRRGIEGDVEVKFHVFSDGTVRYIKMVSGKKIFRHSTLEAISKSFPIDIDKTLFNFPKEFRITIAYVLK encoded by the coding sequence ATGAATAGATATATAAACTCTTTTTTAATTACACTGCTTCTTTATCTGTCCGCTTTCGGGGTGATAATCTATGAGTCTGCTACAGATAACTACTGCGATAAAAAGACGTTTAACGAAAAGAGCAGCAGAATCTGTTTTTCTATGGTGACACCGCCTTCACCGATGAAGAAAGATGAACCTAAAAAAGAGAAAAAAGTTGAAAAGAAAATAGTAAAGAAAGTAGAGAAAAAGGCAGTAAAAAAAGAGATTGTGCAGGCAAAAAAAGAGCCGTTGCCAAAAGAGATTCAAAAAGAGATCCCTAAAGAAGAGGAACCTCAAGAGGTCGCTAAAAAGCAGGAAGAACAAACAGATACTCCTTCAGAAACCAGACCAAATGTCCAAAAAGTTGTGAATACAAATGTCCAAAAAACAGTGGATGAAGATATGGTCAAAGCAAAACAGGACAGATTTATAGCTCATCTTGTCGAGAGGATCAACTCAAATAAATCATATCCTATGGCAGCCAGACGAAGAGGTATCGAAGGAGATGTAGAGGTAAAGTTTCATGTATTTTCTGACGGAACGGTACGATATATAAAAATGGTATCAGGAAAAAAAATATTTAGACACTCTACGCTTGAAGCTATCTCAAAAAGTTTTCCTATCGATATCGATAAAACACTCTTTAACTTCCCAAAAGAGTTCAGGATTACTATCGCATATGTCCTAAAATAG
- a CDS encoding class II SORL domain-containing protein — MPKINKYVDIDTVEREAKKDLIDRHSPFITVMGDAKKGEMLSVNVKMGQEYTHPDDFDHFIESITLYNGDTKLAAATFVPGTLGNEKSHAEVTFNIRPMGKKLNLVAHGYCTKHGVWESTPVEVEVAE; from the coding sequence ATGCCAAAGATTAATAAATATGTTGACATCGACACTGTAGAAAGAGAAGCTAAAAAAGATCTTATCGATCGTCATTCACCGTTCATTACGGTAATGGGTGATGCAAAAAAAGGTGAGATGCTTTCTGTTAATGTAAAAATGGGTCAAGAATATACTCACCCGGATGATTTCGATCACTTCATCGAAAGTATCACACTTTACAACGGTGACACTAAGCTAGCTGCTGCTACATTCGTACCTGGTACTTTAGGAAATGAGAAATCTCATGCTGAAGTAACTTTCAACATTCGTCCAATGGGCAAAAAACTTAACCTTGTAGCACACGGTTACTGTACAAAACACGGTGTTTGGGAATCAACACCTGTTGAAGTAGAAGTAGCTGAGTAG
- a CDS encoding acyl-CoA dehydratase activase codes for MKYFAGIDIGSTAIKITIIDENKEMVGHRISGSGSMFYNYAHQTLNDLINDLKITKDDIAYTVATGYGRKLFKEADENISEITANAIGAVAAAKEFGEIKTIINIGGQDSKAISLDDQGNVVNFAMNDRCAAGTGKFLDACAMNLEIGVEELAQRHFNAKGTPLSINSTCAVFAESEIIGLLGNNHNVEDIVSGVHYSIAKRIVKLVKRVGVKEGIYFDGGPALNGGLVNAIENEIGQKIFIPAYPQVTTSLGAAILGVDSYNYQKSS; via the coding sequence ATGAAATATTTTGCAGGTATCGATATAGGCTCGACTGCCATTAAGATAACGATCATTGATGAAAACAAGGAGATGGTAGGACACCGTATAAGCGGAAGCGGAAGCATGTTTTACAACTATGCCCACCAGACACTAAACGATCTTATCAATGATCTGAAGATCACTAAGGATGATATCGCTTATACGGTCGCAACAGGATATGGACGAAAGCTGTTTAAAGAAGCCGATGAAAACATCAGCGAGATCACGGCAAATGCCATCGGAGCCGTAGCAGCGGCTAAAGAGTTCGGAGAGATCAAGACGATCATAAACATTGGCGGACAAGACAGCAAAGCTATCTCTTTAGACGATCAGGGGAATGTTGTCAATTTTGCAATGAATGACAGATGTGCGGCAGGAACAGGAAAATTCTTGGATGCATGTGCTATGAACCTTGAAATAGGCGTAGAGGAGTTGGCCCAGAGACATTTCAATGCTAAAGGCACACCACTTTCTATCAACAGTACATGTGCCGTATTTGCAGAGTCTGAGATCATCGGTCTTTTGGGCAACAACCACAATGTCGAAGATATCGTCAGCGGCGTACACTACTCGATCGCTAAAAGGATCGTCAAACTCGTAAAGCGCGTGGGTGTAAAAGAGGGGATCTATTTTGACGGCGGGCCTGCTCTAAACGGCGGGCTTGTAAATGCCATAGAAAACGAGATAGGGCAGAAGATATTTATACCTGCATATCCGCAAGTTACCACATCTTTAGGCGCAGCGATCTTAGGTGTCGATTCTTATAATTATCAAAAGTCAAGCTAA
- a CDS encoding biopolymer transporter ExbD has product MKVKKFESINVVPFIDIMLVLLVIVLTTATFVAKGIIPVELPNSKSAAKQENQKNITITIKENGDIFFDDTKILLKDIDMYISKYEVKTPININCDKEAKFDMFVALLDTLKQKNFNNIGIITKKRD; this is encoded by the coding sequence TTGAAGGTTAAGAAGTTCGAGTCGATCAACGTCGTTCCTTTTATTGACATTATGCTCGTACTGCTTGTCATAGTGCTTACAACTGCGACATTCGTTGCAAAAGGGATCATTCCGGTTGAACTGCCCAACTCCAAGAGTGCTGCAAAACAGGAAAACCAAAAAAATATAACTATTACCATAAAAGAAAACGGTGATATCTTTTTTGACGATACGAAGATTCTCTTAAAAGACATAGATATGTATATATCAAAATATGAAGTAAAGACACCTATAAACATCAACTGCGATAAAGAAGCAAAGTTTGATATGTTTGTGGCACTGCTGGACACTCTAAAACAGAAAAACTTTAACAACATCGGCATTATCACAAAAAAGCGGGATTAA
- a CDS encoding sulfite exporter TauE/SafE family protein — protein METVTFFSLFIIGLSYGSTACMFSCMPFLSPLLVKNSNSIRESVSILIPFSLGRIFMYTVISVMALSGAGLVKTVLNDNAVFQSFLGLFTLSMGLFMFYRFFKKEKVSCSANRSISSNQIANGFGLFGIGVLVSINPCAPILTLITLSANSTSMPSAIGMGLSFGLGAVLVPFLFYGFFLSTVIRGLLVEFKTYAKAIEMMASLLLVIVGILIISGQIRL, from the coding sequence GTGGAAACAGTAACTTTCTTTTCACTCTTTATCATAGGGCTTTCTTACGGAAGTACGGCGTGCATGTTTTCTTGCATGCCGTTTCTTAGCCCGTTATTGGTGAAAAACTCAAACAGCATAAGAGAATCTGTAAGTATTCTAATCCCCTTTAGTCTTGGCAGAATCTTTATGTATACCGTGATCTCTGTTATGGCCTTAAGCGGTGCCGGTCTGGTTAAAACAGTATTAAATGACAATGCGGTATTTCAGTCTTTTTTAGGTCTTTTTACTTTATCTATGGGACTCTTTATGTTTTACAGGTTTTTTAAAAAGGAGAAAGTAAGCTGTTCTGCAAATAGATCTATATCAAGTAACCAGATCGCAAACGGATTTGGGTTGTTTGGTATAGGTGTACTGGTCTCTATAAACCCGTGTGCTCCTATCTTAACGCTTATCACACTGAGTGCAAACAGTACTTCTATGCCTAGTGCCATAGGCATGGGGCTCTCTTTTGGACTCGGCGCGGTGTTAGTCCCGTTCTTGTTTTATGGGTTTTTCCTCTCAACTGTTATAAGAGGATTACTCGTAGAGTTTAAAACGTATGCAAAAGCGATAGAGATGATGGCTTCATTGTTGTTAGTAATAGTCGGGATCTTGATAATCAGCGGTCAGATCAGACTTTAA
- the exbB gene encoding TonB-system energizer ExbB, which translates to MNIELLQDTLDYGVMGVLGVMSFMTLWFWIERIMFYRVVSLDTYKTKEALEIDLTNNISIISSFGSNAPYIGLLGTVFGIIITFYVMGQSGDLDAKSIMTSLALALKATAMGLAVAIPAIFFHTHIVRKMEVLIARWEIIQKENLEG; encoded by the coding sequence ATGAATATAGAATTACTGCAAGACACTCTTGATTACGGAGTTATGGGAGTACTCGGTGTTATGAGTTTCATGACACTGTGGTTTTGGATAGAAAGAATCATGTTTTACCGTGTGGTGAGTCTAGACACCTATAAAACAAAAGAAGCTCTTGAGATAGACTTGACGAACAACATAAGCATCATCTCCTCTTTTGGTTCAAACGCACCCTATATAGGACTTCTTGGAACTGTATTTGGAATTATCATCACTTTTTATGTCATGGGGCAAAGCGGCGACTTAGATGCAAAAAGCATCATGACATCACTTGCTCTTGCACTAAAGGCTACTGCTATGGGCCTAGCAGTGGCGATTCCGGCGATCTTTTTTCACACGCATATCGTAAGAAAGATGGAAGTACTTATCGCAAGATGGGAGATCATCCAAAAGGAAAACCTTGAAGGTTAA
- a CDS encoding TonB-dependent receptor: MKKTNGIVLSAICAFSLNLSASDLGMIQVESSTIVDKFISNKTEVSSTATISGETVDDAHTENIQQILQSIPGVTTTYTDGDSLKIHLRGVENQMYMGEKPGVAVVIDGVPVFERTGSVNIDLDNIESIKVIKGGASYLFGDDALSGAVIITTKKGAHYNNNFGTFEMGSYGYKKVLARTGYADENLNFHVQASERKSDGYYEDSGYDAKYLNGKLQYYIDDTSDLTFGLEVSDRAKDSHGTVGGETEAKNNPESIYDGHQESRDYVRDYKVKLLKLFLTYSKDFENNSNLLVNGYIYTDKTKFISSPQTRDATGAKDSTLDDKDYVYNNDYAQIQRGIKSEYRTSSENFATLLGLDLRANEYKNNTSYRVNQALITSYFPFSAIPDFYKAGETKSNDKTDENVYAIYGEYKQGLTQNLSMTANIRYDLIKLKYEDYKDQRFDNSFEVYSYRLGSNYQLDETSTIFANYSTGFRAPTVSQLYAGDLSAWGSTQNNPDLKPEESRNYELGFRTKKHQINYELSVYELDRKDFIMKSSGNYGTTDTTDMWANIGGARHRGLELAANGPVAKELSFTLAYTYLDAVYTDYKNFGIDLGGPSVTVFDVTGNRIPRTSQHEVNFITYYYPLKGLKLTGEVNAKSDYYADDLNKLKIKGQRSVNLGVEYKKKTSDGEVAVFARVDNVLDNQYYNVARASSDRNSDGVFDYEDLSITVNPGRVFTAGFSLKF, translated from the coding sequence ATGAAAAAAACAAACGGCATAGTTCTTTCTGCGATCTGCGCATTCAGTCTTAATCTATCGGCTTCGGACTTAGGGATGATCCAAGTCGAGTCCTCTACCATCGTTGATAAATTCATATCAAATAAAACTGAAGTATCAAGTACTGCAACGATCAGCGGTGAAACTGTTGATGATGCACACACAGAAAATATACAACAGATCTTACAATCTATTCCGGGTGTGACAACGACATATACGGATGGTGACTCTTTGAAGATCCACTTAAGGGGTGTGGAAAATCAGATGTATATGGGTGAAAAACCGGGTGTAGCTGTCGTAATCGACGGTGTTCCTGTATTTGAAAGAACCGGAAGTGTCAATATTGACCTTGATAACATCGAAAGCATCAAAGTGATTAAAGGTGGGGCTTCATATCTGTTCGGTGATGATGCACTCTCGGGTGCTGTAATCATCACGACAAAAAAAGGTGCACATTACAATAATAACTTCGGAACTTTTGAAATGGGAAGTTACGGTTATAAAAAGGTGTTGGCAAGAACAGGATATGCCGATGAAAACTTAAACTTCCATGTGCAGGCAAGTGAAAGAAAGTCTGACGGGTATTATGAAGACTCAGGATATGATGCCAAATATTTGAATGGTAAACTTCAATATTACATAGATGATACATCTGACCTGACATTTGGTCTTGAAGTCTCAGACAGAGCAAAAGATTCTCATGGTACCGTCGGTGGTGAAACGGAGGCAAAAAACAATCCAGAATCGATCTATGATGGTCATCAGGAAAGTCGGGATTATGTAAGAGATTACAAAGTTAAACTGTTAAAACTATTTTTGACATATTCAAAAGACTTTGAGAATAACTCTAATCTGCTTGTAAACGGTTATATATATACGGATAAGACAAAGTTTATATCTAGCCCGCAGACAAGAGATGCAACGGGAGCAAAGGATAGTACTTTAGATGATAAAGACTATGTTTACAATAATGACTATGCTCAGATACAAAGAGGTATAAAAAGTGAGTATAGAACATCATCAGAGAACTTCGCAACACTTCTTGGTCTGGATCTAAGAGCTAATGAATACAAAAACAATACATCATATAGAGTAAATCAGGCTCTTATAACATCTTACTTTCCTTTTAGTGCAATACCGGATTTCTATAAAGCGGGTGAAACAAAGAGTAATGACAAGACAGATGAAAACGTATATGCGATTTACGGCGAGTATAAGCAGGGTCTGACTCAAAATCTAAGTATGACTGCCAATATCAGATATGATCTTATTAAATTAAAATATGAAGATTATAAAGATCAAAGATTTGATAACAGCTTTGAAGTTTACTCTTATAGACTCGGTAGTAACTATCAATTAGATGAAACATCGACAATATTTGCAAATTATTCGACTGGGTTTAGAGCACCGACGGTATCTCAACTTTATGCAGGTGATTTAAGTGCATGGGGGTCGACGCAGAATAATCCTGACCTTAAGCCTGAAGAATCAAGAAATTATGAACTAGGGTTTAGAACTAAAAAACATCAGATCAACTATGAGCTTTCAGTCTACGAACTTGATAGAAAAGATTTTATTATGAAAAGTTCAGGAAACTACGGAACAACAGATACGACTGATATGTGGGCAAATATTGGAGGCGCAAGACATAGAGGTCTAGAATTGGCAGCAAATGGTCCAGTGGCAAAGGAACTCTCTTTTACTCTGGCATATACCTACTTAGACGCAGTATATACAGATTATAAAAACTTTGGAATTGATTTAGGCGGACCAAGTGTGACAGTCTTTGACGTAACGGGTAACAGAATTCCTAGAACTTCTCAACATGAAGTTAATTTTATTACTTATTATTATCCGCTTAAAGGTCTGAAGCTCACCGGAGAAGTCAATGCTAAGTCTGATTACTACGCAGATGATCTGAACAAATTAAAGATCAAAGGTCAAAGGTCTGTAAATCTGGGAGTCGAATATAAAAAGAAAACTTCTGATGGCGAGGTTGCTGTTTTTGCAAGAGTAGATAATGTCCTGGACAATCAATACTACAACGTAGCAAGAGCGAGCAGTGATAGAAACAGTGACGGTGTATTTGATTATGAAGATCTTTCGATCACTGTAAATCCGGGTAGAGTATTTACTGCCGGTTTTTCATTGAAGTTCTAA
- a CDS encoding 2-hydroxyacyl-CoA dehydratase family protein, with product MTSIQEHKQEHKIETPNEKQNRHKAMEALKVLNTLKEGFKTPPKAMEYFYDLFENVYCNHTALHHDKVKVGTMCIQIPSEIIYALDGVPIRLCNGFYTDDEIGSDFLPQKACPLVKASVGHLASKNLTDKPDMIYSPTTCDQKTKAGSIIEGFGYDVVDVDFPRTKESEISREFFRRSIREFSVDLSQKMGKKLTKKNLRSSISKIGYAQSLYHQISEFRKNKIVPILGNDMFLVTNAFFFDKIDNWIEAAEVLVKELEQRVKDEVHAAGKVSPRIVYTGSPPIFPNYKIPLIIEDSDAIIVADETCSSNRMFNDRVAVDEWFVNDMLDSLADKYLKACTCPVFSKNDDRIRRIIELVRSHNADGVIYQAFAGCTVYELEQRSVLEAMEREGISILYIESDYSPSQHGQLSTRVEAFVESLKIKNRNKR from the coding sequence ATGACAAGCATACAAGAGCATAAGCAAGAACATAAGATAGAAACACCGAACGAAAAACAAAACAGACATAAGGCTATGGAAGCTCTCAAGGTCTTAAACACTCTGAAAGAGGGATTTAAAACTCCGCCAAAAGCGATGGAGTATTTTTATGATCTTTTTGAAAATGTCTACTGTAACCATACGGCTTTACATCATGATAAAGTGAAAGTAGGAACGATGTGTATTCAGATCCCCTCTGAGATCATCTATGCACTTGACGGAGTTCCCATAAGACTCTGTAACGGCTTTTACACCGATGATGAGATAGGAAGTGACTTTTTACCGCAAAAGGCATGTCCTTTGGTAAAAGCAAGTGTGGGGCATCTGGCTTCCAAAAATCTCACAGACAAGCCTGACATGATCTATTCGCCCACGACGTGCGATCAAAAGACAAAGGCAGGAAGTATCATAGAGGGGTTTGGGTACGACGTCGTCGATGTGGATTTTCCAAGAACCAAAGAGAGTGAGATAAGCAGGGAGTTCTTTCGAAGAAGCATCAGAGAATTCAGTGTCGATCTTTCTCAAAAAATGGGGAAAAAACTGACAAAGAAAAATCTGAGGTCTTCGATATCAAAGATCGGATACGCCCAGTCGCTGTATCATCAGATATCAGAGTTTAGAAAAAATAAAATCGTACCAATACTGGGCAATGATATGTTCTTAGTGACAAACGCTTTTTTCTTCGACAAGATAGATAATTGGATAGAAGCAGCAGAGGTGTTGGTTAAAGAACTCGAGCAGAGAGTAAAAGATGAGGTCCATGCAGCAGGCAAAGTAAGCCCGAGGATCGTTTACACAGGCTCGCCTCCCATCTTTCCAAACTATAAGATCCCGCTTATCATCGAAGATTCGGATGCCATCATAGTAGCCGATGAAACATGTAGTTCAAACAGGATGTTTAACGACAGAGTAGCCGTTGATGAGTGGTTTGTAAACGATATGCTCGATTCTTTGGCAGATAAATACTTAAAAGCGTGTACATGTCCCGTGTTTAGTAAAAATGACGACCGTATCAGACGTATCATAGAGCTTGTTCGCTCACATAACGCCGATGGTGTCATCTATCAGGCATTTGCAGGATGTACCGTTTATGAGCTGGAGCAAAGAAGCGTACTTGAAGCGATGGAAAGAGAGGGTATCTCTATTTTGTATATCGAAAGTGATTACAGCCCGTCTCAGCATGGACAGCTTAGTACGAGAGTCGAAGCGTTTGTAGAGTCTCTTAAAATAAAGAACAGGAACAAAAGATGA